The proteins below are encoded in one region of Loxodonta africana isolate mLoxAfr1 chromosome 5, mLoxAfr1.hap2, whole genome shotgun sequence:
- the HNRNPDL gene encoding heterogeneous nuclear ribonucleoprotein D-like isoform X1, with protein MEVPPRLSHVPPPLFPSAPATLASRSLSYWRPRAPRQLAPLLPSLAPSSSRQGARRAQRHVTAQQPSRLAGGAAIKGGRRRRPDLFRRHFKSSSIQRSAAATAATRSARQHPAADNSATMEDMNEYSNIEEFAEGSKINASKNQQDDGKMFIGGLSWDTSKKDLTEYLSRFGEVVDCTIKTDPVTGRSRGFGFVLFKDAASVDKVLELKEHKLDGKLIDPKRAKALKGKEPPKKVFVGGLSPDTSEEQIKEYFGAFGEIENIELPMDTKTNERRGFCFITYTDEEPVKKLLESRYHQIGSGKCEIKVAQPKEVYRQQQQQQKGGRGATAGGRGGTRGRGRGQGQNWNQGFNNYYDQGYGNYNSAYGGDQNYSGYGGYDYTGYNYGNYGYGQGYADYSGQQSTYGKASRGGGNHQNNYQPY; from the exons ATGGAGGTCCCGCCCCGGCTTTCCCATGTGCCGCCGCCATTGTTCCCCTCCGCTCCCGCTACTTTAGCCTCCCGCAGCCTCTCCTATTGGCGACCGCGGGCGCCGCGGCAGCTCGCTCCGCTCCTCCCTTCGCTCGCTCCCAGCTCCTCCCGGCAGGGGGCGCGCCGGGCCCAGCGCCACGTCACCGCCCAGCAGCCCTCCCGATTGGCGGGTGGGGCGGCTATAAAGGGAGGTCGCAGGCGGCGCCCAGATCTCTTCCGCCGCCATTTTAAATCCAGTTCCATACAACGCTCCGCCGCCGCTACTGCCGCGACTCGATCTGCGCGCCAGCACCCCGCTGCCGACAACTCCGCCACAATGGAGGACATGAACGAATACAGCAACATAGAGGAATTCGCAGAGGGATCCAAGATCAATGCGAGCAAGAATCAGCAGGATGACGG TAAAATGTTTATTGGAGGCTTGAGCTGGGATACAAGCAAGAAGGATCTGACTGAGTATTTGTCTCGatttggagaggttgtagacTGCACAATTAAAACAGATCCAGTCACTGGACGGTCAAGAGGATTTGGATTTGTGCTTTTCAAAGACGCTGCTAGTGTTGATAAG GTTTTGGAACTGAAAGAACACAAACTGGATGGCAAATTGATAGACCCCAAAAGGGCCAAAGCTTTAAAAGGGAAGGAACCCCCAAAAAAGGTTTTTGTGGGTGGATTGAGTCCAGATACTTCTGAAGAACAAATTAAGGAATATTTTGGCGCTTTCGGAGAG ATTGAAAATATTGAACTTCCCATggatacaaaaacaaatgaaagaagagGATTTTGTTTTATCACATATACAGATGAAGAGCCTGTGAAGAAATTGTTAGAAAGCAGATACCATCAAATTGGTTCTGGGAAG TGTGAAATCAAAGTTGCACAACCCAAAGAGGTATATaggcagcaacagcaacaacagaaaggaggaagaggTGCCACAGCTGGTGGACGAGGTGGTACTAGGGGTCGTGGACGAG GTCAGGGCCAAAACTGGAACCAAGGATTTAATAACTATTATGATCAAGGATATGGAAATTACAATAGTGCCTATGGTGGTGATCAAAACTATAGTGGCTATGGCGGATATGATTATACTGGGTATAACTATGGGAACTATGGATATGGACAGGGATATGCAGACTACAGTG GCCAACAGAGCACGTATGGCAAGGCATCTCGAGGGGGTGGCAATCACCAAAACAATTACCAGCCATACTAA
- the HNRNPDL gene encoding heterogeneous nuclear ribonucleoprotein D-like isoform X2 gives MEVPPRLSHVPPPLFPSAPATLASRSLSYWRPRAPRQLAPLLPSLAPSSSRQGARRAQRHVTAQQPSRLAGGAAIKGGRRRRPDLFRRHFKSSSIQRSAAATAATRSARQHPAADNSATMEDMNEYSNIEEFAEGSKINASKNQQDDGKMFIGGLSWDTSKKDLTEYLSRFGEVVDCTIKTDPVTGRSRGFGFVLFKDAASVDKVLELKEHKLDGKLIDPKRAKALKGKEPPKKVFVGGLSPDTSEEQIKEYFGAFGEIENIELPMDTKTNERRGFCFITYTDEEPVKKLLESRYHQIGSGKCEIKVAQPKEVYRQQQQQQKGGRGATAGGRGGTRGRGRGQQSTYGKASRGGGNHQNNYQPY, from the exons ATGGAGGTCCCGCCCCGGCTTTCCCATGTGCCGCCGCCATTGTTCCCCTCCGCTCCCGCTACTTTAGCCTCCCGCAGCCTCTCCTATTGGCGACCGCGGGCGCCGCGGCAGCTCGCTCCGCTCCTCCCTTCGCTCGCTCCCAGCTCCTCCCGGCAGGGGGCGCGCCGGGCCCAGCGCCACGTCACCGCCCAGCAGCCCTCCCGATTGGCGGGTGGGGCGGCTATAAAGGGAGGTCGCAGGCGGCGCCCAGATCTCTTCCGCCGCCATTTTAAATCCAGTTCCATACAACGCTCCGCCGCCGCTACTGCCGCGACTCGATCTGCGCGCCAGCACCCCGCTGCCGACAACTCCGCCACAATGGAGGACATGAACGAATACAGCAACATAGAGGAATTCGCAGAGGGATCCAAGATCAATGCGAGCAAGAATCAGCAGGATGACGG TAAAATGTTTATTGGAGGCTTGAGCTGGGATACAAGCAAGAAGGATCTGACTGAGTATTTGTCTCGatttggagaggttgtagacTGCACAATTAAAACAGATCCAGTCACTGGACGGTCAAGAGGATTTGGATTTGTGCTTTTCAAAGACGCTGCTAGTGTTGATAAG GTTTTGGAACTGAAAGAACACAAACTGGATGGCAAATTGATAGACCCCAAAAGGGCCAAAGCTTTAAAAGGGAAGGAACCCCCAAAAAAGGTTTTTGTGGGTGGATTGAGTCCAGATACTTCTGAAGAACAAATTAAGGAATATTTTGGCGCTTTCGGAGAG ATTGAAAATATTGAACTTCCCATggatacaaaaacaaatgaaagaagagGATTTTGTTTTATCACATATACAGATGAAGAGCCTGTGAAGAAATTGTTAGAAAGCAGATACCATCAAATTGGTTCTGGGAAG TGTGAAATCAAAGTTGCACAACCCAAAGAGGTATATaggcagcaacagcaacaacagaaaggaggaagaggTGCCACAGCTGGTGGACGAGGTGGTACTAGGGGTCGTGGACGAG GCCAACAGAGCACGTATGGCAAGGCATCTCGAGGGGGTGGCAATCACCAAAACAATTACCAGCCATACTAA